From Pusillibacter faecalis, one genomic window encodes:
- a CDS encoding TRAP transporter large permease, with amino-acid sequence MSLVALFVLLFIAIFATVPIGISLGGATILTMDWFTSMDTVVSAQLGITGLDSFTLIAIPYFILAGELMSTGGISRRIVNMAHCFVKNLVGGLAIITTFACTFFAAISGSGPATVSAIGSMMIPEMEKEKYDKAWATAITCCGGIIGVIIPPSIPFVLFGVITGCSIGELFVAGVVPGLLICAVLCLYSFFACKKNSYGVEVTTDRGHMSTWATFKDSFAALMTPLIILGGIYAGIFTPTEAAIVANVWALIAGKFIYKELTWKTLKTALKNTALTTSSCLFTIACATSFGYLLTTLQVPAKFASFMMGLTSNKYLIMLMLLAFLLVIGCFMDNITSMTILTPIFVPIVTGLGYSLTHFGVFMTVALAIGFVTPPYGANLFVASGITGLSVTQISKKILPMIGVLILCLLVITFVPQITMWLPSVAYK; translated from the coding sequence ATGTCACTGGTTGCGCTGTTCGTTCTTTTATTTATAGCCATTTTTGCCACAGTGCCCATCGGTATCAGTCTGGGTGGTGCCACGATCCTTACCATGGACTGGTTTACCAGCATGGACACAGTGGTTTCCGCACAGCTTGGCATCACCGGGCTGGATAGCTTTACGCTCATTGCGATTCCCTATTTCATTTTGGCCGGCGAGTTGATGTCCACCGGCGGTATCTCCCGGCGGATTGTGAATATGGCGCACTGCTTTGTCAAGAATCTAGTGGGGGGACTTGCCATTATCACAACCTTTGCCTGCACGTTCTTCGCCGCGATCAGCGGCTCCGGTCCCGCCACCGTCTCCGCCATCGGCAGCATGATGATTCCGGAGATGGAGAAGGAGAAGTACGATAAGGCCTGGGCAACCGCCATCACTTGCTGCGGAGGCATTATCGGCGTCATCATTCCGCCCTCCATTCCCTTTGTGCTCTTTGGCGTGATTACGGGCTGCTCCATTGGCGAGCTGTTTGTGGCCGGTGTGGTGCCGGGACTTCTGATCTGTGCAGTGCTGTGTCTGTACAGCTTCTTTGCCTGCAAAAAAAACAGCTATGGCGTGGAAGTGACGACAGATCGCGGACACATGAGCACCTGGGCCACCTTTAAGGATTCCTTTGCGGCTTTAATGACGCCGCTGATTATCCTCGGCGGCATTTATGCCGGCATCTTTACGCCTACGGAGGCGGCTATCGTTGCTAACGTCTGGGCGCTGATCGCCGGAAAATTCATCTATAAGGAACTTACCTGGAAGACGCTCAAAACGGCGCTGAAGAATACGGCGCTCACCACCAGCTCCTGTCTATTCACGATTGCCTGCGCCACCAGCTTCGGTTATCTGCTCACAACGCTGCAGGTCCCCGCCAAGTTCGCCTCGTTCATGATGGGGCTGACCAGCAACAAGTATCTCATTATGCTGATGCTGCTGGCATTTCTGTTGGTGATTGGCTGCTTTATGGACAACATCACCTCCATGACCATTTTGACGCCGATCTTCGTACCCATTGTCACAGGGCTTGGCTATAGCCTGACACACTTCGGCGTTTTCATGACCGTCGCCCTGGCGATTGGGTTTGTCACGCCGCCTTACGGCGCCAATTTGTTTGTGGCTTCCGGTATTACGGGCCTGTCCGTGACACAGATTTCCAAAAAGATTTTACCGATGATCGGCGTTTTGATTCTCTGTTTGCTGGTGATTACCTTTGTTCCACAGATCACCATGTGGCTTCCCAGCGTGGCCTACAAGTAA
- a CDS encoding DctP family TRAP transporter solute-binding subunit has product MMRRKRFVSAALATLLALTMTACGGDSSTPTNDEGSGSDAGGTPEYTIKVGHTLQEDTPAHKAWLLFEEQVEANSEGRIAVELYPNSSLGTERVMFEACQMGTLEVAYGTTSVLANFDKNMEVLDLPFLFEDEATARAAITGELGTAAAANLGDIGLINLTYMENGIRHVTNSSHPINTPDDLRDLKIRTMENSIHMSSFTHLGASPTPMAFTELFTALQQGTVDGEENPLFLIQTSRFEEVQDYLSLTGHFYTAGIATINKAFFESLPEDLQTVVTEAADAAREEEYRLCDEQNATALEYLKTEMEVNEISPENRQLFVDATAPVYDEVRTEIGDELVDMALAAQAG; this is encoded by the coding sequence ATGATGAGAAGAAAAAGATTCGTAAGCGCCGCCCTTGCCACCCTGTTGGCACTGACCATGACTGCCTGCGGCGGGGATAGCTCCACCCCAACGAATGATGAAGGCAGCGGCTCCGACGCAGGGGGGACCCCGGAGTATACGATTAAGGTCGGCCACACCCTCCAGGAGGACACCCCCGCCCATAAGGCATGGCTGTTGTTTGAGGAGCAGGTGGAGGCCAACAGCGAGGGCCGTATTGCTGTGGAGCTATATCCCAACTCTTCCCTTGGCACCGAGCGCGTGATGTTTGAGGCCTGTCAGATGGGCACTTTGGAGGTGGCTTATGGCACCACGTCCGTGCTGGCGAACTTTGATAAAAATATGGAGGTGCTGGACCTGCCCTTTTTGTTTGAGGACGAGGCGACCGCTCGCGCCGCCATCACCGGAGAACTGGGGACCGCTGCGGCAGCCAATCTGGGCGACATTGGCCTGATCAACCTCACCTACATGGAAAACGGCATCCGCCATGTCACCAACAGCTCCCACCCTATCAATACTCCCGACGATCTCCGGGATTTGAAGATCCGGACCATGGAAAATAGCATCCACATGAGCTCCTTCACGCATCTGGGCGCATCCCCCACGCCGATGGCATTTACGGAACTGTTCACCGCTTTGCAGCAGGGCACTGTGGACGGCGAGGAGAACCCGCTCTTTTTGATCCAGACCTCTCGTTTTGAGGAGGTGCAGGATTACCTCTCCCTGACGGGACATTTCTACACGGCTGGCATCGCCACCATCAACAAAGCCTTCTTTGAAAGCCTTCCGGAGGATTTGCAGACGGTCGTCACAGAAGCCGCCGACGCCGCCCGGGAGGAGGAGTACCGGCTGTGCGATGAGCAAAACGCCACAGCTTTGGAGTATCTGAAGACTGAGATGGAGGTCAATGAGATCAGCCCGGAGAACCGGCAGCTCTTTGTGGACGCCACCGCCCCCGTCTATGACGAGGTGCGTACCGAGATTGGCGATGAGCTGGTGGACATGGCCTTGGCCGCCCAGGCGGGCTAA
- a CDS encoding TRAP transporter small permease, whose amino-acid sequence MLKKCWDHFEETILVYSYLLVVPLLFVQVVSRYVFNHSLSWSEELARYIFIWQVWLGSSYCVKENRHIRIDIFTEHLSPQVRKIYEIVITMISIAFCCFLIYKGSEVVMMITRLRQTSPAMRIPMQVIYACIPISCALMVVRYAEHIVKLVRPAPAAAEQREG is encoded by the coding sequence ATGCTGAAAAAATGTTGGGACCATTTTGAGGAGACCATTCTGGTCTACTCCTATCTGCTGGTGGTACCGCTGCTGTTTGTGCAGGTGGTTTCCCGCTACGTATTCAATCATTCCCTCTCGTGGTCTGAGGAGCTGGCAAGGTACATCTTCATCTGGCAGGTCTGGCTGGGCTCCAGCTACTGCGTCAAGGAAAACCGGCATATCCGCATTGATATTTTCACAGAGCATTTATCTCCACAGGTCCGGAAGATCTATGAAATTGTAATCACGATGATCAGCATCGCCTTCTGCTGCTTCCTGATTTATAAGGGAAGTGAGGTTGTGATGATGATCACACGCCTGCGCCAGACATCGCCTGCCATGAGGATTCCCATGCAGGTGATCTATGCCTGCATCCCCATCTCCTGCGCGCTGATGGTGGTGCGGTATGCGGAGCACATTGTCAAGCTGGTGCGGCCCGCGCCGGCCGCGGCAGAGCAGAGGGAGGGATAA